Proteins from one Salinispora arenicola genomic window:
- a CDS encoding PucR family transcriptional regulator, with protein sequence MSAVFPTVREVLALEPVRHGVPRLVAGGEALDRRVRWVHVAEVPDIASLLGGGELVLTTGIGLPADNAGLRAFIADLAAVGVAGLVVELGRRYIGGVPQAMVAAAERCGLPLVELRRATPFVRVTEAVHALIVDAQLTELRATEEIHQRFTELSVDGAGPGEVVRQAAELSGCAVVLENLSRQVLAYDAAGSSAELLLDGWEQLSRRILPAGRTAYDVDSGWLVTMVGARGQDWGRLLVRWLGGGALTLGARPDTPPTRLTILVERAASTLALGRLIRRDAEGLERQLHRTLLTALLDHSRPVDEVALRARALGVPLERRHLVGVVVRYRGDDPAEATPDEGTHVLGGGPQSGPARLRDLAEAVGHAVHEAHLTALTSALDDQAVGALLALSDPAGEERALTAFAAALHRVRPDMFPGQVTPHPDGVARTTGRPDPAGTAVIGAGSGVGSLREARRSLVEARQVADAARRDRRDLPIFRLPHVGLAGLLHLLRDEPSLQTFVERELGALLSYDAQHPREQLLGTLRAYLDQGRNKSAGAAAAHLSRPAFYERLARIGRILDADLDSVDACLSLHVALLALDAIRTP encoded by the coding sequence GTGTCGGCCGTGTTCCCCACCGTTCGGGAAGTGCTCGCGCTGGAACCGGTGCGCCACGGCGTTCCTCGCCTCGTCGCCGGCGGCGAAGCGCTGGACCGGCGGGTCCGCTGGGTGCACGTGGCCGAGGTACCCGACATCGCCTCCCTGCTCGGCGGCGGGGAACTGGTGCTGACCACCGGGATCGGGCTACCCGCCGACAACGCCGGGCTGCGCGCGTTCATCGCGGACCTGGCCGCCGTCGGCGTCGCCGGCCTCGTCGTCGAGCTGGGCCGCCGGTACATCGGCGGAGTGCCCCAGGCGATGGTGGCCGCCGCCGAACGATGTGGGCTGCCCCTGGTCGAGCTACGCCGCGCCACCCCGTTCGTGCGGGTCACCGAGGCGGTGCACGCCCTGATCGTGGACGCTCAGCTCACCGAACTGCGCGCCACCGAGGAAATCCACCAGCGTTTCACCGAGCTGTCGGTGGATGGAGCCGGACCGGGGGAGGTGGTTCGGCAGGCGGCCGAACTGTCCGGCTGCGCGGTTGTGCTGGAGAACCTGTCCCGGCAGGTGCTCGCCTACGACGCCGCGGGAAGCAGCGCCGAACTGCTGCTCGACGGCTGGGAGCAACTCTCCCGGCGGATCCTGCCGGCCGGGCGGACCGCGTACGACGTCGACAGCGGCTGGCTGGTGACCATGGTCGGCGCCCGGGGTCAGGACTGGGGGCGGCTGCTGGTGCGCTGGCTCGGCGGCGGCGCGCTGACCCTCGGGGCGCGGCCGGACACCCCACCCACCCGTCTCACCATCCTCGTGGAGCGGGCGGCATCGACCCTCGCGCTGGGCCGGCTGATCCGCCGTGACGCCGAGGGCCTGGAACGGCAGTTGCACCGCACCCTGCTGACCGCCCTGCTCGACCACTCCCGGCCGGTGGACGAGGTGGCCCTGCGGGCCCGCGCCCTCGGCGTGCCGCTGGAGCGGCGGCACCTGGTGGGTGTGGTGGTCCGGTACCGGGGCGACGATCCGGCGGAGGCCACGCCGGACGAGGGCACCCACGTCCTGGGCGGCGGCCCGCAGTCCGGGCCGGCCCGGCTCCGGGACCTCGCCGAGGCGGTTGGCCACGCCGTCCACGAGGCGCACCTGACCGCGTTGACCAGCGCGCTCGACGACCAGGCAGTCGGTGCGCTGCTCGCGCTGTCCGACCCGGCAGGTGAGGAACGCGCCCTCACGGCCTTCGCCGCGGCACTGCACCGGGTCCGGCCCGACATGTTCCCCGGACAGGTCACACCCCACCCGGACGGCGTCGCGCGGACCACGGGTCGGCCCGACCCGGCTGGCACGGCCGTGATCGGCGCCGGCTCGGGCGTGGGCAGCCTGCGGGAGGCACGTCGTTCCCTGGTCGAGGCGCGGCAGGTCGCCGACGCCGCTCGCCGGGACCGGCGGGACCTGCCGATCTTCCGGCTGCCGCACGTCGGGCTCGCCGGCCTGCTGCACCTGCTGCGGGACGAGCCGTCCCTGCAGACGTTCGTCGAGCGGGAACTGGGCGCCCTCCTGTCCTACGACGCGCAGCACCCCCGGGAGCAGCTGCTCGGCACGCTGCGCGCATACCTGGACCAGGGCCGGAACAAATCAGCCGGCGCTGCCGCGGCGCACCTGTCCCGCCCGGCGTTCTACGAGCGCCTGGCCCGGATCGGTCGAATCCTCGACGCGGACCTCGACTCGGTCGACGCCTGCCTCAGTCTGCACGTGGCCCTGCTGGCTCTGGACGCCATTCGTACGCCGTAG